A genomic region of Candidatus Dormiibacterota bacterium contains the following coding sequences:
- a CDS encoding cobyrinate a,c-diamide synthase gives MLDEVRTPRLVVAGTASNVGKTILTAGLIAAFKARGLTVQSFKVGPDYIDAAYLAHVSGRPCRNLDSWMLGEGALRQVLAQGALGADLAIVEGMLGLFDGRDGSTEGSTADVARVIKAPVVLVIDVREMVESAAALALGFKTYGESPKIAGVLLNNVRSGAHRRTVEDAIWDHAMLPVLGALPAMPQFDIPQRQRGLLPVTENKEWDQMIGVLSETIDRDVDLDLLLRIANKAELVPLVPKKVFQGKPDGGRTVRLAVAYDDAFNFYYPENLELLEEHGVEVVPFSPLEDAQLPQDIAGVYLGGGFPEIFVEPLANNHAMAESIQRAHRNEVPIYAECGGLMYLGRSLRTESGTTHRMAAVIPVDVEMDGEIHRFGYRQLLTLEDNILSPRGQFYRGHEFHWSRITGHNGDLKPAYQMQNAEGDVIGYEGFVAPNLLASYVHLHFGQNPLLVDKFVQHCREYAAVRSAS, from the coding sequence ATGCTGGACGAGGTACGCACTCCAAGGCTGGTCGTCGCCGGTACCGCGAGCAACGTCGGCAAGACCATCCTCACGGCCGGGTTGATTGCGGCCTTCAAAGCCCGCGGGCTCACGGTCCAATCCTTCAAAGTCGGTCCTGACTACATCGATGCGGCGTACCTGGCGCACGTCAGCGGGCGGCCCTGCCGCAATCTCGACTCGTGGATGCTGGGTGAGGGAGCGCTACGCCAGGTGCTGGCGCAGGGTGCGCTCGGCGCCGACCTGGCGATCGTCGAGGGCATGCTCGGGCTCTTCGACGGCCGCGACGGCAGTACCGAGGGCAGCACGGCCGACGTCGCTCGCGTCATTAAGGCGCCCGTCGTGCTGGTAATCGATGTCCGGGAGATGGTCGAGAGTGCCGCGGCCCTGGCTTTGGGCTTCAAAACGTACGGAGAGTCGCCCAAAATCGCCGGGGTCCTCCTGAACAACGTTCGCTCCGGCGCCCACCGGCGCACGGTCGAGGACGCGATCTGGGATCACGCGATGCTGCCGGTCCTGGGTGCCTTGCCGGCGATGCCGCAGTTCGACATTCCGCAACGCCAGCGTGGTCTCTTACCGGTCACCGAGAACAAGGAATGGGATCAGATGATCGGCGTGCTCTCGGAGACGATCGATCGCGACGTCGACCTCGATCTGTTGCTGCGGATCGCGAACAAAGCGGAGCTGGTGCCGCTTGTGCCGAAGAAGGTGTTCCAGGGAAAACCCGACGGCGGGCGGACTGTGCGCCTCGCCGTCGCCTACGACGACGCCTTCAACTTTTACTATCCGGAAAACCTCGAGCTGCTCGAGGAACACGGCGTCGAGGTCGTGCCGTTCAGTCCGCTAGAGGATGCGCAGCTGCCGCAGGACATCGCCGGCGTCTACCTCGGCGGTGGCTTCCCCGAGATCTTTGTCGAACCACTGGCGAACAATCACGCCATGGCCGAGTCGATCCAGCGCGCCCATCGCAACGAGGTACCGATCTACGCGGAGTGCGGGGGCCTGATGTACCTGGGACGTTCGCTCCGAACGGAGTCGGGGACGACGCACCGGATGGCGGCGGTGATCCCGGTCGACGTCGAGATGGACGGCGAGATCCATCGCTTCGGTTACCGGCAGCTCCTCACCCTCGAGGACAACATCCTGTCACCGCGCGGGCAGTTCTACCGAGGGCACGAGTTCCACTGGAGCCGCATCACTGGCCACAACGGCGACCTGAAGCCCGCCTACCAGATGCAGAACGCCGAGGGCGACGTCATCGGCTACGAGGGTTTCGTGGCACCCAACCTGCTCGCCAGCTACGTGCACCTGCACTTCGGGCAGAATCCGTTGCTGGTCGACAAGTTCGTCCAACACTGCCGCGAGTACGCCGCTGTCCGCAGCGCCTCCTGA
- the recJ gene encoding single-stranded-DNA-specific exonuclease RecJ — protein MTRTAVDNFDTQLSQTGAILRAALKKERRNWKLPEPLRAQPGLEAFSPVFRQILHGRGVVRQSQLDPWLQTDLEGAPDPFLLKDMAVACDLIAQTIAAGERIAVYGDYDADGVTACVTLARGLRSVGADVITYIPNRFTEGYGLNLEALNDLHARGARLVITCDCGTNSVEAAAGRPQGMRLIVTDHHEVGAQRPAVDALINPKQPDCAYPFDGLAACGVAYKLLVALERRVFPGKLDPGASLDAVALGTVADVVPLRAENRAIVRAGLRRLSEAPSPGCAALLAVAGITAPVTAEHLAFQLGPRINAAGRMEDAMLALQLLMAESREEADPFAQRLHDQNAQRQQLTAEIVREARTQVAELDNGAAVIVMGADHWPLGVLGLAASRLVEEFYRPTFIFNTEGDEWRGSARSIESFHLVDCLQDCAPLLHRFGGHAMAAGLTVLKSRFAELKECLEQYTTSRLNGDAFSRPITIEATAAFADLKPSLHYELQMLAPFGVGNREPLLLSKEVEVVRTETFGSDRRHLRVQLRDRTASAEAIAFDKAAVAPHLPSGRRIDVVYALQCERWDGLDRIRLHLRDLRPAVQPALVLAGV, from the coding sequence GTGACGCGGACCGCTGTGGATAACTTCGACACGCAGCTGTCGCAAACCGGTGCCATACTGCGGGCGGCCTTGAAGAAGGAACGCCGGAACTGGAAACTCCCCGAGCCGCTTCGGGCTCAACCAGGACTTGAGGCCTTCTCCCCGGTATTCCGGCAGATCCTGCACGGTCGCGGCGTCGTGCGCCAGAGTCAGCTCGACCCCTGGCTGCAGACCGACCTCGAAGGAGCCCCTGATCCCTTCCTGCTGAAGGACATGGCGGTGGCGTGCGATCTGATCGCGCAGACGATCGCGGCCGGCGAGCGCATCGCGGTCTACGGCGACTACGACGCGGATGGTGTCACCGCGTGTGTCACGCTGGCACGCGGCCTTCGCTCGGTGGGCGCCGATGTTATCACCTATATCCCCAATCGCTTCACCGAAGGCTACGGCCTGAATCTCGAAGCGCTCAACGACCTGCACGCGCGCGGCGCGAGGCTCGTCATCACCTGCGACTGCGGGACGAACTCGGTTGAGGCTGCCGCGGGGAGGCCGCAGGGCATGCGGCTGATCGTCACCGACCACCATGAGGTGGGCGCGCAGCGCCCCGCGGTCGACGCGCTCATCAACCCCAAGCAGCCCGACTGCGCCTATCCCTTTGATGGGCTTGCCGCCTGCGGGGTCGCCTACAAATTGCTCGTCGCGCTCGAGCGGCGCGTCTTTCCCGGAAAACTCGACCCCGGCGCGTCCCTCGACGCCGTGGCGCTGGGAACCGTCGCTGATGTCGTGCCGCTACGCGCGGAAAACCGCGCCATCGTGCGCGCCGGCCTTCGCCGCCTGAGCGAGGCTCCCAGTCCGGGGTGCGCGGCATTGCTCGCCGTCGCCGGCATCACGGCGCCGGTGACGGCGGAGCACCTCGCCTTCCAACTCGGGCCGCGGATCAATGCGGCCGGACGGATGGAAGATGCGATGCTCGCCCTCCAGTTGTTGATGGCCGAGAGCCGGGAGGAAGCGGATCCGTTCGCTCAGCGGCTTCACGATCAGAACGCGCAGCGCCAGCAACTGACCGCGGAGATCGTGCGCGAGGCGAGGACGCAGGTCGCCGAGCTCGACAACGGGGCTGCGGTGATCGTCATGGGCGCCGACCACTGGCCGCTTGGCGTGCTCGGGTTGGCGGCCAGCCGGTTGGTTGAAGAGTTCTACCGGCCGACGTTCATCTTCAATACCGAGGGTGATGAATGGCGTGGCTCGGCGCGGAGTATCGAGAGTTTTCACCTGGTGGATTGCCTTCAGGATTGCGCGCCGCTCCTGCATCGATTTGGCGGGCACGCGATGGCGGCTGGGCTCACCGTGCTCAAGAGTCGCTTTGCCGAGTTGAAGGAATGCCTCGAGCAATACACGACGAGTCGCTTGAACGGCGATGCATTCTCGCGGCCGATCACCATCGAGGCGACGGCGGCCTTCGCCGACCTCAAGCCAAGCCTGCATTACGAACTCCAAATGCTCGCCCCTTTCGGGGTCGGCAATCGCGAGCCGTTACTTCTCAGCAAGGAGGTCGAGGTCGTGCGGACCGAGACGTTCGGCTCGGATCGCCGCCATCTGCGCGTGCAGTTGCGCGATCGGACGGCGAGCGCGGAAGCGATCGCGTTCGACAAGGCGGCCGTGGCACCGCACCTCCCGAGTGGCCGGCGGATCGATGTCGTGTACGCGCTGCAGTGCGAGCGCTGGGACGGCCTGGATCGAATCCGGTTGCATCTCAGGGACCTCCGACCGGCGGTGCAGCCGGCGCTCGTTCTCGCCGGCGTGTAA
- a CDS encoding DnaJ C-terminal domain-containing protein, translating into MATPQYKDYYQTLGVTRTATEKEIKSAYRRLARQFHPDVNKDPKATDRFKLINEAYEVLSDPKKRSKYDQLGADWERIEREQEFGRQYQSQPSRGAGQAAGFGDFSDFFNTYFSGEGGGFSGFGFEGTRGRSVTRERGEDIEHPIEITLEEAAQGGERTIQTEVPETCPTCGGSGFTAERRKVGNRTVMESVTCPTCGGAGVRATRRQIQVKIPAGVIEGSRIRVKGEGQRGAEAGDLYLRVHLLPHDRFAAKGRDLYTPFPVLDDQAALGDEVTIQSLTGGQLQLKIPPASQAGKVFRLKGKGLPALKDGLPGDLYATLEIRIPEPITPAVRDLYEGIRKARTS; encoded by the coding sequence ATGGCCACGCCTCAGTACAAGGACTACTACCAGACGCTCGGCGTCACTCGGACCGCCACCGAGAAGGAGATCAAGTCCGCCTACCGCCGGCTGGCACGCCAGTTCCATCCCGACGTTAACAAGGACCCCAAGGCCACCGACCGCTTCAAGCTAATCAACGAGGCCTACGAGGTGCTCAGCGACCCAAAAAAGCGATCGAAATACGACCAGCTCGGCGCCGACTGGGAACGGATCGAGCGCGAGCAAGAGTTCGGCCGCCAGTACCAGTCGCAGCCCAGCCGCGGGGCCGGCCAGGCCGCCGGATTCGGCGATTTCAGCGACTTCTTCAACACCTACTTTTCCGGCGAAGGCGGCGGGTTTTCCGGTTTCGGCTTCGAGGGGACGCGCGGTCGAAGCGTCACTCGGGAGCGCGGCGAGGACATCGAGCATCCGATCGAGATCACGCTCGAAGAGGCAGCGCAAGGTGGCGAGCGCACCATTCAGACCGAGGTGCCTGAGACCTGCCCCACCTGCGGCGGCTCGGGCTTTACCGCCGAGCGGCGCAAGGTAGGCAACCGCACCGTGATGGAGAGCGTCACCTGCCCGACCTGCGGTGGCGCCGGGGTTCGCGCCACGCGCCGACAGATCCAGGTCAAGATCCCGGCGGGCGTGATCGAGGGCTCACGCATCCGGGTGAAGGGCGAAGGGCAGCGCGGCGCCGAAGCGGGCGACCTCTATCTCCGCGTCCATCTGCTGCCGCATGACCGTTTCGCGGCCAAGGGCCGGGATCTTTACACGCCGTTTCCGGTACTCGACGACCAAGCCGCGCTCGGCGACGAGGTCACGATCCAGTCACTCACGGGGGGACAACTCCAGCTGAAGATCCCGCCTGCGAGCCAGGCGGGCAAAGTCTTTCGGCTGAAGGGCAAGGGCTTGCCCGCGCTCAAAGACGGACTGCCCGGCGACCTCTACGCCACGCTCGAGATTCGCATCCCGGAGCCGATCACCCCGGCGGTGCGCGACCTCTACGAGGGAATCCGCAAAGCCCGGACCAGCTGA
- the pyrB gene encoding aspartate carbamoyltransferase — translation MRDTLTAPAARTQVPIRHLTGPHALDRALIEQLLERAAAFEQANEIAMGRLSGRLLATVFYEPSTRTRFSFEAAMHRLGGQVLSAENATRASSAAKGESLEDAIRVIGGYVDGLVLRHPEVGTAERAAAVATVPVINAGDGAGQHPTQALLDLFTVKKELGRLDHLRIGLAGDLRNGRTVRSLAVLLSRFPGNELVLIAPPALRMGDDVVGSLQRAQQSLRLTDDLVGAIPGLDVLYQTRIQAERFESPEEYERLRGVYVVTPEVMRRLPEHAILMHPLPRLGEIDPLVDADPRAAYFRQARNGLWVRMAVLEWALGR, via the coding sequence GTGCGAGACACCCTGACCGCTCCGGCCGCGCGGACGCAGGTTCCCATCCGACATCTGACCGGGCCACACGCTCTGGACCGTGCCCTGATCGAGCAGTTGCTTGAGCGGGCGGCCGCATTCGAACAGGCCAACGAGATCGCGATGGGGCGGCTGTCGGGCCGGCTGCTCGCGACGGTCTTCTACGAACCGAGCACCCGCACGCGCTTTTCCTTCGAGGCAGCCATGCACCGGCTCGGCGGCCAGGTCCTGAGCGCGGAGAACGCCACCCGGGCCTCGTCAGCAGCCAAGGGAGAGTCGCTGGAGGACGCCATCCGCGTCATCGGCGGCTACGTCGACGGCCTCGTGCTGCGCCATCCCGAGGTCGGCACCGCCGAGCGGGCGGCGGCCGTGGCCACGGTGCCGGTGATCAACGCCGGAGACGGGGCCGGGCAGCATCCGACGCAGGCGCTGCTCGATCTCTTCACCGTCAAGAAAGAGCTGGGCCGCCTCGACCACCTGCGGATTGGCCTGGCGGGCGACTTGCGCAATGGCCGGACGGTTCGGTCGCTCGCGGTGCTGCTCTCACGCTTCCCGGGAAACGAGCTGGTGCTGATCGCGCCGCCGGCGTTACGTATGGGCGACGACGTGGTTGGCTCCCTCCAGCGGGCGCAACAGAGCCTGCGGCTGACCGACGACCTGGTCGGCGCGATCCCGGGGCTCGACGTCCTGTATCAGACGCGCATCCAGGCCGAGCGCTTCGAGTCGCCCGAAGAATACGAGCGGCTTCGCGGCGTCTATGTCGTCACGCCCGAGGTGATGCGCCGATTGCCGGAGCACGCCATCCTCATGCATCCACTGCCGCGCCTGGGAGAGATCGATCCGCTGGTCGACGCCGACCCGAGGGCCGCGTACTTCCGGCAGGCGCGCAATGGGTTGTGGGTACGGATGGCCGTGCTCGAGTGGGCACTGGGGCGCTGA
- a CDS encoding DUF2905 domain-containing protein, translated as MPEIGKLLIIVGGFILVVGLFLSLGLRIPYLGKLPGDISVDRGNVHFYFPIVTGLLLSLVLTILLNAFFRR; from the coding sequence ATGCCCGAGATCGGCAAGCTGCTCATCATTGTTGGCGGCTTCATCCTCGTGGTCGGGCTCTTTCTGAGCTTGGGCCTCAGGATTCCCTACCTCGGCAAATTGCCGGGCGACATCTCGGTCGACCGTGGCAATGTGCATTTCTACTTTCCGATCGTCACCGGCTTGCTGCTGAGCCTGGTGCTGACGATCCTGCTGAACGCCTTCTTCCGCCGCTGA
- a CDS encoding glutaredoxin domain-containing protein, with amino-acid sequence MEVIVYTRPDCESSRRIKEILESRGVAFQEHICADGKLDGKDLRNLDIEVRQVPLTVIDGVPIAGLQQAKIEQAIGWIGF; translated from the coding sequence ATGGAAGTCATCGTATACACCCGACCGGACTGCGAGAGCAGCCGCCGAATCAAGGAGATCCTGGAGAGCCGCGGCGTCGCGTTCCAGGAGCATATTTGCGCCGACGGCAAGCTCGATGGCAAGGACCTGCGCAACCTCGACATCGAGGTCCGGCAGGTGCCGTTAACGGTGATCGACGGCGTGCCGATCGCCGGGCTACAGCAGGCCAAGATCGAACAAGCGATCGGCTGGATCGGTTTCTAA
- the pyrC gene encoding dihydroorotase, producing MRLHYVRVLGPGGLSMPQTVDVNAEGADDRDATGLVLSPGWMDLHAHLRDPGFPQKETLLSGATSAAVGGFTHVVAMANTAPVTDRPERLQSLVARSEALPIRISFVGAVTIGLEGQQLTDAVALKAVGAVALSDDGRHAMDRAMLGRALAAAAAAGLPVLIHAQAEGLGNGPDAEAAAVRDALDALRTIKGARLHVQHVSTRQAVELIRAAKADDLAVTAEATPHHLTLTSRDAAAMGPHGNVNPPLRTADDRDALRQALIEGVIDVIATDHAPHDQAAKQAGANGFHGFETAVSVVLGLGLTDRVVYRACVSRPREIVGQSLEEEWILIDPNAEWTVDASSFRSRGKNTPFQGRRLRGHVVMTVCRGQVVTERVMQHA from the coding sequence ATGCGCCTGCATTACGTCCGCGTGCTGGGACCCGGCGGCCTTTCGATGCCGCAAACGGTGGATGTCAACGCCGAGGGTGCCGACGATCGTGATGCAACCGGACTCGTGCTCTCCCCCGGCTGGATGGACCTGCACGCGCACTTGCGCGATCCCGGGTTCCCGCAGAAGGAGACGCTGCTCTCCGGCGCGACAAGCGCCGCCGTCGGCGGGTTCACACACGTGGTCGCCATGGCGAACACCGCCCCTGTGACCGATCGACCCGAGCGGCTGCAAAGCCTGGTAGCGCGGAGCGAGGCGCTGCCGATCCGCATCAGTTTCGTCGGAGCCGTCACCATCGGCCTCGAAGGCCAGCAGCTGACCGACGCCGTGGCGCTGAAAGCGGTCGGAGCCGTGGCGCTCTCCGACGATGGCCGGCACGCGATGGACCGCGCCATGCTTGGCCGTGCCCTCGCAGCAGCGGCAGCGGCTGGGTTGCCGGTGCTCATCCACGCGCAGGCGGAGGGCCTCGGGAACGGCCCCGATGCGGAGGCCGCCGCGGTCAGAGACGCGCTGGACGCGCTGCGCACTATCAAGGGTGCCCGCCTCCACGTCCAGCACGTCAGCACGCGCCAGGCGGTCGAGTTGATTCGTGCCGCCAAGGCGGATGACTTGGCGGTAACGGCCGAAGCCACCCCGCATCACCTCACGCTCACATCGCGGGATGCGGCAGCGATGGGTCCACACGGCAACGTCAATCCGCCGCTAAGGACCGCCGACGACCGCGATGCGCTGCGCCAGGCGCTGATCGAAGGGGTGATCGACGTGATCGCAACCGATCATGCGCCGCATGACCAGGCCGCGAAGCAGGCGGGCGCCAATGGCTTCCACGGTTTCGAGACGGCGGTGAGCGTCGTCCTGGGGCTCGGTCTCACCGATCGCGTCGTCTACCGCGCCTGCGTGTCCCGCCCACGAGAGATTGTGGGCCAATCGCTCGAGGAGGAATGGATCCTGATCGACCCGAATGCCGAATGGACCGTTGACGCGTCCTCCTTCCGCAGCCGCGGCAAGAACACGCCGTTTCAAGGGCGGCGGCTGCGCGGACATGTCGTCATGACCGTCTGTCGAGGGCAAGTGGTGACGGAGCGCGTGATGCAGCATGCCTGA
- the pyrR gene encoding bifunctional pyr operon transcriptional regulator/uracil phosphoribosyltransferase PyrR — MLQTPPAKAVILDAEGLRRAWRRIAHEVIERQPNLAQLSLLGIVTRGLPLAQRLAATLEELEGVRLPVIPLDVRAYRDDQPRAAIAPLPVLPPAAVDGRPILLVDDVLFNGRTVRAAIDALIAAGRPTQIQLAVLVDRGHRELPIRPDYIGKNVPTSRQEWVDVHLMETDGEDAVRILERSEV; from the coding sequence ATGTTGCAGACCCCGCCCGCCAAGGCCGTCATCCTCGATGCCGAAGGTCTGCGCCGCGCCTGGCGACGCATTGCACACGAAGTGATCGAGCGGCAGCCGAACCTCGCGCAACTGAGCTTACTGGGCATCGTCACCCGCGGCCTCCCGCTCGCGCAGCGGCTGGCTGCCACCCTCGAGGAGCTCGAAGGCGTCCGCCTTCCCGTCATCCCGCTCGACGTGCGAGCCTACCGCGACGACCAGCCCCGTGCGGCGATTGCCCCCTTGCCGGTCCTGCCGCCGGCGGCGGTCGACGGCCGGCCCATCTTGCTCGTCGATGACGTGCTCTTCAACGGGCGGACGGTGCGCGCCGCCATCGACGCCCTGATCGCCGCTGGCCGCCCCACGCAGATCCAGCTTGCCGTGCTGGTTGACCGCGGTCACCGCGAGCTGCCGATCCGTCCTGACTACATCGGCAAGAACGTGCCGACCTCGCGACAGGAGTGGGTGGACGTGCACTTGATGGAAACCGATGGTGAGGATGCGGTTCGCATCCTCGAGCGGTCAGAGGTCTGA
- the carB gene encoding carbamoyl-phosphate synthase large subunit — MRRPTSVLVIGSGPIVIGQAAEFDYAGTQACKALREEGVRTILVNSNPATIMTDEGIADRVYIEPLTVEAITAIIERERPDGLLPTLGGQTGLNLAVALADAGVLDRCEVRVLGTPLAAIREAEDREAFKGVLLRIGEPVPDSRTVTTVEAAQEFAAAIGLPLVVRPAYTLGGTGGGMAETPLELEAIVRDGLAASPIRQVLVERSLSGWKEIEYEVMRDANDTCIAVCNMENLDPMGVHTGDSIVVAPSQTLSDRQYQMLRSASLRIIRALRIEGGCNVQFALDPESDQYYVIEVNPRVSRSSALASKATGYPIARVAAKIAAGRGLHEIANAVTGQTSAAFEPALDYCVVKIPRWPFDKFPAADRTLGTQMKSTGEVMAIERTFEAALGKALRALEQRLPDATQLRGRPDLLHQPNDRRLMAAMQALRDGASHDEVGAATGYAPWFVDRLAFITALEAELQQGLGPDPDLLLRAKRAGFDDERIAELCGGRLQASAPEPTFRQVDTCAAEFEAVTPYYYATYEDEDEIIRSGNTAVAVIGSGPIRIGQGIEFDYCSVHASAALQEAGLDSVLINSNPETVSTDFDASTRLYFEPLDLEGVRNVLRRDPVLGVMVQFGGQTGLNLADALAAGGTHILGSSVDTIDLAEDRRRCEALLRDSGIPQSPGGSATNAETALAIAAKVGYPVLVRPSYVLGGRGMEIVHSAADLRRYVEAAMAFGVRGPILVDKYLLGREIDVDAVCDGETVLIPGILEHIERAGIHSGDSFAVYPPITLTPAETDRVVEATTIIARLFKAVGLINIQFVIQDGIPHVLEVNPRASRTVPFLSKVTGVPMVNLATHAALGRSLNDFGFANGLQPSRPLYAVKAPVFSMAKLPAVDAVLGPEMKSTGEAMGIAQDLPTAQYKAFLSTMQELPPDGAALCSIADADKQEALPILRGLHALGIRLYATAGTAALLGESAIPATTVQKLRDGHPNVVDVIQSGQVQLVVNTVSTPAPVANNGGGVPLRDGYEIRRASVERRIPCLTSLDTARALVQALRSWRREHRSSVATLGEYVGAVAEVVRA; from the coding sequence GTGCGCCGTCCCACCAGCGTGCTCGTCATCGGGTCCGGCCCGATCGTGATCGGCCAGGCCGCGGAGTTCGACTACGCGGGAACCCAGGCCTGCAAGGCGCTTCGCGAAGAAGGCGTGCGCACCATCCTCGTGAATTCCAACCCGGCGACCATCATGACCGACGAAGGCATCGCGGACCGCGTCTACATCGAGCCGCTGACGGTCGAGGCGATCACGGCGATCATCGAACGCGAGCGGCCTGATGGGCTGCTGCCGACCCTCGGCGGCCAGACCGGGCTCAACCTGGCGGTGGCACTGGCCGACGCCGGCGTCCTCGACCGCTGCGAGGTGCGTGTGCTCGGGACGCCGCTCGCGGCGATCCGGGAGGCGGAGGATCGCGAAGCCTTCAAGGGCGTGTTGCTGCGCATCGGCGAGCCGGTGCCGGACAGCCGCACCGTGACCACGGTCGAGGCCGCCCAGGAATTCGCCGCAGCGATCGGGCTCCCGCTTGTGGTTCGACCGGCCTACACCCTGGGCGGCACGGGCGGCGGGATGGCGGAGACCCCGCTCGAGCTCGAAGCCATCGTCCGCGACGGACTGGCCGCGAGTCCGATCCGGCAGGTGCTGGTCGAGCGCTCGCTCTCCGGCTGGAAAGAGATCGAGTACGAGGTCATGCGGGACGCCAACGACACCTGCATCGCTGTCTGCAACATGGAGAACCTCGACCCCATGGGCGTGCATACCGGTGACAGCATCGTGGTGGCGCCCAGCCAGACGCTCTCCGACCGCCAGTACCAGATGCTCCGATCGGCGTCGCTGCGCATCATCCGGGCCCTGCGCATCGAAGGCGGGTGCAACGTGCAGTTCGCGCTGGACCCAGAATCCGATCAGTACTACGTCATCGAGGTGAATCCTCGGGTCAGCCGGTCGTCCGCGCTGGCGTCGAAGGCGACGGGATATCCGATCGCGCGAGTGGCCGCCAAGATCGCCGCCGGACGCGGCCTTCACGAAATCGCCAATGCGGTCACGGGGCAGACGAGTGCGGCCTTCGAGCCGGCGCTCGACTACTGCGTTGTCAAGATCCCGCGCTGGCCCTTTGATAAGTTCCCCGCCGCGGACCGGACGCTGGGTACGCAGATGAAGTCCACCGGCGAGGTGATGGCGATCGAGCGGACGTTTGAGGCCGCGCTGGGCAAGGCTTTGCGGGCGCTAGAGCAGCGTCTTCCCGATGCCACGCAACTGCGCGGCCGTCCAGACCTGCTGCATCAGCCCAACGACCGCCGGCTGATGGCCGCGATGCAGGCGCTGCGCGACGGCGCCAGCCATGATGAGGTCGGCGCGGCGACCGGCTACGCACCCTGGTTCGTCGACCGCCTGGCGTTCATCACGGCGCTCGAGGCCGAGCTGCAGCAAGGGTTGGGGCCGGACCCGGATCTACTTCTGCGCGCGAAGCGCGCCGGCTTCGATGACGAGCGAATCGCGGAACTTTGCGGCGGGCGGCTCCAGGCCAGCGCGCCGGAGCCGACCTTCCGGCAGGTCGATACCTGCGCCGCGGAGTTCGAGGCGGTGACACCCTATTACTACGCCACCTATGAGGACGAGGACGAGATCATCCGCAGCGGGAACACCGCGGTGGCGGTGATCGGCTCGGGTCCGATCCGGATCGGCCAGGGAATCGAATTCGACTACTGCAGCGTGCACGCCTCGGCCGCGCTGCAGGAGGCCGGCCTCGACAGCGTGCTCATCAATAGCAACCCCGAGACGGTCAGCACCGACTTCGATGCCTCGACCCGTCTCTACTTCGAACCGCTCGACCTGGAGGGCGTCCGCAACGTGCTGCGCCGCGACCCCGTGCTGGGCGTCATGGTCCAGTTCGGCGGGCAGACGGGTCTGAACCTCGCCGACGCCCTGGCGGCAGGCGGGACTCACATTCTCGGCTCAAGCGTCGACACCATCGACCTGGCGGAAGACCGGCGTCGCTGCGAGGCGCTGCTGCGCGACAGCGGGATCCCACAGTCACCCGGCGGCTCAGCCACCAACGCCGAGACCGCGCTGGCGATCGCCGCGAAAGTGGGCTACCCGGTCCTGGTGCGGCCATCCTATGTCCTGGGCGGGCGCGGCATGGAGATCGTCCACTCGGCGGCGGATCTTCGACGCTACGTCGAGGCAGCCATGGCCTTCGGCGTGCGCGGCCCGATCCTCGTCGACAAGTACCTGCTGGGGCGCGAGATCGACGTCGACGCCGTCTGCGACGGTGAGACCGTGTTGATACCGGGCATCCTCGAACACATCGAGCGGGCCGGCATCCATTCGGGCGATTCATTCGCGGTCTACCCGCCGATCACACTGACGCCGGCTGAGACCGACCGCGTGGTCGAGGCGACGACCATCATCGCCCGCCTGTTCAAGGCGGTGGGCCTGATCAACATCCAGTTCGTCATACAGGACGGCATCCCGCACGTGCTCGAGGTGAACCCGCGGGCCAGCCGGACGGTGCCCTTCCTCAGCAAGGTGACGGGGGTGCCGATGGTGAACCTGGCCACGCATGCGGCATTGGGCCGCTCCCTCAACGACTTCGGCTTCGCCAACGGCCTCCAGCCGAGCCGGCCGCTGTATGCCGTCAAGGCCCCTGTCTTCTCGATGGCCAAGCTGCCGGCCGTCGACGCCGTGCTCGGGCCAGAGATGAAGTCGACGGGTGAGGCGATGGGGATCGCGCAAGACCTGCCGACCGCCCAGTACAAGGCGTTCCTCTCGACGATGCAGGAACTTCCACCTGACGGCGCGGCCTTGTGCTCGATCGCCGACGCCGACAAGCAGGAGGCGCTGCCCATCTTGCGGGGACTTCATGCCCTGGGCATTCGGCTCTACGCGACAGCGGGCACCGCCGCCTTGCTGGGCGAGTCGGCGATCCCGGCAACCACGGTGCAGAAGCTGCGCGACGGCCATCCCAATGTCGTGGACGTGATCCAGTCCGGCCAGGTCCAGCTCGTCGTCAACACCGTATCGACGCCGGCGCCCGTCGCCAATAACGGTGGGGGCGTGCCCCTGCGCGATGGGTACGAGATCCGCCGGGCATCGGTCGAGCGCCGCATCCCGTGCCTGACTTCGCTGGACACCGCACGGGCGCTGGTGCAGGCATTGCGATCCTGGCGCCGAGAACATCGATCGAGCGTCGCGACGCTCGGCGAGTACGTGGGCGCTGTCGCCGAGGTCGTGCGCGCATGA